In Ruminiclostridium papyrosolvens DSM 2782, the following proteins share a genomic window:
- a CDS encoding ATP-binding protein, whose product MYINTNELILYKYFYQPDIFEDLSWVINNYQSKAYSKENVKSRLYEGLHKLIEFSVEHGFSGNLFHCYLTYVLITNENAFSRSCEVSEKPRGTINELALNDFIIIKNLYDFDLSLIDDVLQTQSLNIIKAFIPSDTDKNNSLPCFKELVNNLASCENEHAFFEIITDFYKNFGVGNLGLNKAFSVIHCDKTIELKPITNTEQIHLNDLVGYQLQKNELIKNTEAFVHGRKANNVLLYGDSGTGKSSSIKAILNEYFKNGLRMIEIYKHQMRDLPLIIEKIKDRKYKFIIYMDDLSFEEFETDYKYLKAIIEGGLEAKPENVLIYATSNRRHIIREKWSDKNDRDDDLHTNDTVQEKLSLSSRFGLPILYIAPNRKEFQQIVKVLADKYNINLPEEELYLEANRWELRNGGLSGRTAQHFITYLLGKK is encoded by the coding sequence ATGTATATAAACACAAACGAATTAATCCTGTATAAGTATTTTTACCAGCCTGATATTTTTGAAGACCTTTCGTGGGTTATAAACAATTATCAGAGCAAAGCTTATTCAAAAGAAAATGTAAAGTCAAGACTATACGAGGGTTTGCATAAATTAATTGAATTTTCAGTTGAACATGGGTTTAGCGGTAATTTGTTTCATTGTTACCTTACTTATGTTCTAATTACCAATGAAAATGCCTTTTCACGGTCATGTGAAGTATCTGAAAAGCCAAGGGGTACAATAAACGAACTGGCATTGAATGATTTTATTATAATAAAAAATTTATATGACTTTGATTTATCCTTAATTGACGATGTCCTGCAAACCCAGTCTTTGAACATCATTAAAGCTTTTATCCCATCAGATACAGATAAAAATAATAGTCTGCCCTGTTTTAAAGAACTCGTAAATAATCTGGCATCATGTGAGAATGAGCATGCCTTTTTTGAAATAATAACCGACTTTTACAAAAATTTTGGTGTGGGGAACTTGGGATTAAACAAAGCCTTCAGTGTTATACACTGTGATAAAACTATTGAACTTAAACCTATTACAAATACAGAGCAAATACATCTTAATGACCTTGTTGGCTACCAACTTCAAAAGAATGAGCTTATTAAAAACACAGAAGCTTTTGTACATGGACGCAAAGCCAATAACGTACTTTTGTATGGTGACAGCGGCACAGGTAAATCATCAAGTATTAAAGCTATTCTAAACGAGTACTTTAAAAATGGTCTCCGGATGATAGAGATATATAAACATCAAATGAGGGATTTGCCCCTTATTATAGAAAAAATAAAAGACCGAAAATATAAATTTATCATCTATATGGATGATTTGTCCTTTGAAGAATTTGAAACAGATTATAAATATTTGAAGGCAATTATAGAAGGGGGCCTTGAGGCAAAACCTGAAAATGTACTCATTTATGCTACTTCTAACAGAAGGCATATTATCCGTGAAAAGTGGAGTGACAAGAACGACAGGGATGATGACCTTCATACCAACGATACGGTTCAGGAAAAGCTTTCGCTCTCATCAAGATTTGGCTTACCGATTCTGTATATAGCTCCCAACAGAAAAGAATTCCAACAGATTGTTAAGGTACTTGCAGATAAATACAATATTAATCTTCCTGAAGAAGAACTTTATCTGGAAGCAAACCGATGGGAGCTTCGTAATGGTGGTCTTTCCGGAAGAACAGCTCAACATTTTATAACATATCTACTGGGAAAAAAATAA
- a CDS encoding MarR family winged helix-turn-helix transcriptional regulator: MDEKNKNELHQIGSLFYELLGRFEVLSSKKHLYKDLNELTLIEIKTIVVIGCGETKSMSQIAKTLGVSCGTPTVTIDRLIDKGFVERIRDVEDRRQVFVTLSGSGNEVCRNVNNLWHKVAEKIFGLLSDDERLLFLTVLSKLNSNFGIVFDALVN; encoded by the coding sequence TTGGATGAAAAGAACAAAAACGAGTTACACCAGATTGGGAGTTTGTTTTATGAATTGCTAGGCAGATTTGAGGTATTAAGCAGCAAAAAGCATTTATACAAAGACCTGAATGAGCTTACACTAATTGAAATCAAAACCATTGTTGTAATTGGCTGCGGTGAAACCAAGAGTATGTCTCAGATTGCCAAAACCCTTGGAGTCAGTTGCGGTACGCCTACAGTAACAATTGACAGATTGATTGATAAGGGCTTTGTTGAACGAATAAGAGACGTAGAAGACCGGCGACAGGTTTTTGTTACATTATCAGGCAGTGGAAACGAAGTCTGCCGAAACGTTAATAATCTGTGGCACAAGGTAGCTGAAAAAATTTTTGGGTTGCTTTCGGATGATGAAAGATTATTATTTCTCACTGTTCTATCAAAACTTAACAGCAACTTTGGTATAGTTTTCGATGCTTTAGTAAATTGA
- a CDS encoding M14 family zinc carboxypeptidase — protein MSKRIKVFILAIIYTLTSLSTFSVQASKVTYSKTLEQIYKSKDVYTETQKRLKEFNKNYSSITYLFSAGKSVLKRDLQVLKIGNGSKKIFINAAHHPREYIGTILTLNQIQNLLEAYVANGTIDGQKVRNLLDTQVTFYFMPLVNPDGVQICVNGSPSYYFNANKVDLNHNYDALWFKKINSTYSTGPKAFSEPETQAVRDLCLNIEFDLTLAYHAAGNIIYWYFGQEGADRTRDLAYANMLKATTGYSLVSPSNYKSSTSGFKDWCVQKLKIPSFTLEIGGKRGLSKPVEWSYYNTIWNENKLIPVRIAKQLMTQKKFNGDKKTALIYKNSLFRQGQIISLEGKQYIAEKDIVLLAGKISDAQKQKLNQTRIYINKIPHINLETLAKSLNLVFRFEKSSNTVYIS, from the coding sequence ATGTCTAAAAGAATAAAAGTATTTATACTTGCAATAATCTACACATTAACATCCTTGAGTACCTTTTCAGTACAAGCTTCAAAAGTTACATATTCAAAAACTCTCGAACAAATATATAAAAGTAAGGATGTTTATACGGAAACACAGAAACGGCTTAAAGAATTTAACAAAAATTACAGCAGTATAACATATCTCTTTTCAGCAGGAAAAAGTGTACTAAAGAGAGATTTACAAGTACTAAAAATAGGAAATGGCTCAAAAAAGATTTTTATAAATGCAGCCCATCATCCCAGAGAATACATAGGTACAATACTTACACTTAACCAGATACAAAATTTATTGGAGGCATATGTCGCCAATGGAACTATAGACGGCCAAAAAGTCAGGAATCTGCTTGATACCCAAGTAACCTTTTATTTTATGCCCTTGGTAAATCCCGATGGAGTACAGATATGCGTTAATGGTTCTCCATCCTATTACTTTAACGCTAATAAGGTAGACCTTAATCATAATTATGATGCACTGTGGTTTAAAAAAATTAACTCTACATACTCTACAGGACCTAAAGCCTTCTCTGAGCCTGAAACTCAGGCAGTTAGAGATTTATGCCTCAATATAGAATTTGACCTGACACTTGCATATCATGCAGCAGGAAACATAATATACTGGTATTTTGGGCAAGAAGGAGCAGACAGAACAAGGGATCTGGCTTATGCAAATATGCTAAAGGCCACAACAGGTTACAGTTTGGTAAGCCCCTCCAACTACAAATCGTCCACTTCAGGTTTTAAAGATTGGTGCGTTCAAAAGCTAAAAATTCCTTCCTTTACCCTTGAGATAGGAGGAAAAAGAGGTCTTTCAAAGCCTGTAGAATGGTCATATTACAACACTATTTGGAATGAAAATAAGCTTATCCCCGTCAGAATTGCCAAGCAGCTGATGACACAGAAAAAATTCAACGGTGATAAAAAAACAGCGTTAATATATAAAAACAGTTTATTCCGTCAAGGCCAGATAATATCTTTAGAGGGAAAGCAGTACATTGCTGAAAAAGATATTGTATTACTTGCCGGAAAGATATCGGACGCTCAGAAACAGAAACTTAATCAAACAAGAATTTATATTAACAAAATACCCCATATAAATCTTGAAACCCTGGCAAAATCCTTGAACCTTGTCTTCAGATTTGAAAAATCCTCCAACACGGTTTATATTTCATAG
- a CDS encoding DUF4153 domain-containing protein, which produces MENKNQISGASASPLPPPYYASYVPRNKRPEYHEFKSRVSSSKGLTISILSILLSILFLETIFFQSPGIAAPIYLAAFYCSIYYFFRDNAAPLNKTAVILTIPAMLMAVSFFTHYNPSTRWITWLTLIGIICVQLILLGNFQINSLFSPDTFVKVISNLFAKPFTNIPMPFHSFRTLKNKKSATTKNILYAAIGIAVAIPVTAILMSLFVQADAVFAASVKSFKNFIGLDINRMATELFLGIPAGIFLGAALLGLKYEKHTEKPVKNLGSCIEPVITGTFLTIINIFLIAFVGFQFMYLFGGLDNIKTSGISYAEYARRGFFELCTASAIIFAIALFVIVMTKKKNEKLSIWVSLGTVILCAGDGVLLISAVKRMFIYISAYGLSIKRVLTLWLMAVIGFCLLWMIIKCFKIKLDVTKWIGMTVIVSVCILSLTNIEKIIAQYNVDSYLKNPDEPSVVLYLNHLSYTAAPQLEKLQDLTPQQKTEISFSDLVQKKKHQLSARNKLYGFTLDSIEASKVLSKY; this is translated from the coding sequence ATGGAAAATAAAAATCAAATATCAGGAGCTTCAGCCTCTCCATTACCACCACCTTATTACGCAAGTTATGTTCCAAGAAATAAAAGACCCGAATATCATGAATTCAAATCACGTGTTAGCTCTTCCAAAGGATTGACAATATCAATTTTGAGTATTTTATTATCAATCCTGTTTTTAGAAACGATTTTTTTCCAATCTCCGGGGATAGCTGCTCCAATATATCTTGCAGCGTTTTATTGCAGCATTTATTACTTTTTCAGAGACAATGCTGCGCCTCTTAATAAAACAGCCGTAATTTTGACCATACCGGCAATGCTAATGGCAGTAAGCTTCTTTACTCACTACAATCCAAGTACCAGATGGATTACCTGGCTTACGTTAATAGGAATTATATGTGTGCAGCTTATTCTTCTTGGCAATTTTCAGATAAACAGCTTATTTTCACCGGATACATTTGTCAAAGTTATTTCAAACCTATTTGCAAAGCCTTTTACAAACATTCCAATGCCCTTTCACTCTTTTAGAACCCTCAAAAACAAGAAATCCGCCACTACTAAAAACATTTTGTACGCAGCAATAGGCATCGCTGTGGCTATCCCTGTTACAGCAATACTTATGAGCTTATTTGTTCAGGCAGATGCGGTATTCGCTGCTTCAGTAAAATCATTTAAGAATTTTATAGGTTTAGACATTAACAGGATGGCTACAGAATTATTCTTGGGAATTCCGGCAGGTATATTTCTTGGAGCTGCACTCCTTGGCTTAAAATATGAAAAGCATACGGAAAAGCCCGTAAAAAACTTGGGTAGCTGTATAGAACCTGTTATTACCGGTACTTTCTTAACCATCATAAATATATTCTTAATAGCATTTGTAGGCTTTCAGTTTATGTATCTCTTCGGGGGCTTAGACAATATAAAGACCTCAGGAATAAGCTATGCAGAATATGCAAGACGGGGCTTCTTTGAATTATGTACTGCATCAGCAATAATATTCGCCATTGCACTTTTCGTCATCGTTATGACTAAGAAAAAAAATGAGAAACTTTCTATATGGGTAAGCCTCGGAACAGTGATTCTGTGTGCAGGTGATGGCGTATTACTTATATCTGCAGTTAAGAGAATGTTCATTTATATAAGTGCTTATGGCCTGAGTATCAAACGTGTACTGACACTTTGGCTTATGGCAGTAATTGGCTTTTGTTTGCTATGGATGATAATAAAGTGCTTTAAAATCAAGTTGGATGTTACAAAATGGATAGGAATGACTGTAATCGTAAGTGTTTGTATATTAAGCCTTACTAACATTGAAAAAATTATTGCACAATACAATGTAGACAGCTATCTTAAAAATCCTGACGAACCATCAGTAGTACTTTATTTGAATCATTTATCTTATACAGCTGCTCCACAACTGGAAAAACTACAGGATTTGACACCTCAACAAAAAACAGAAATTAGCTTTAGTGATCTGGTACAAAAGAAAAAACATCAGCTTTCTGCCCGAAACAAACTATACGGCTTTACATTGGACAGCATTGAGGCATCAAAAGTACTCAGTAAGTATTAG
- the tkt gene encoding transketolase has protein sequence MSMIDTASINTIRVLAAEAVQKASSGHPGLPLGAAPIAYTVWAKHMKHNPKNPQWPNRDRFVLSAGHGSAMLYSMLHVFGYDVSMEDLKNFRQFNSKTPGHPEYGHTPGVEITTGPLGQGVANAVGMAMAEEFMAAKFNKDGYKIVDNYTFALSGDGCLMEGVASEAASLAGTLKLGKLILLYDSNNITIEGNTDIAFTEDVAKRFEAYGWQVLKVEDGNSVEDISAAVAKAKADTSAPSIIIIKTQIGYGSPKAGSSSVHGEPLGDEGLAKTKEFLGMCKDDCFNVNDEVSAYMNGIIDSGIKAENEWNEMFKKYAAEYPGLAKEWDMWQNDSYEEMLLNDEAFWKAEPKANATRAISGNLINYLSQRIPNLVGGSADLAPSNKTAMKGVGDFSAKDYSGRNLHFGVREHAMASIANAMAVYGGLKLYCATFFVFTDYLKGAMRLSALMKLPVTYVMTHDSIGVGEDGPTHQPIEQLASVRSIPNFIDFRPADANETAAGWFTAITNPSSPTCLVLTRQNLPVLDIDGKVALKGAYTLLDSKNATPEIILIACGSEVHITLEAGKQLQAEGIDARVVSMPSMELFDRQSADYKESVLPSSVANRVAVEAASSFGWHKYVGLKGEVISIDTFGASGPADQLFKHFGFTTENVVAKAKAVLAK, from the coding sequence ATGAGCATGATAGACACAGCTTCTATTAACACTATAAGGGTGTTGGCTGCAGAAGCAGTTCAAAAAGCATCTTCAGGACATCCGGGTTTGCCACTGGGTGCAGCACCTATAGCCTATACAGTTTGGGCAAAACATATGAAACATAATCCTAAAAACCCACAATGGCCGAATAGAGACAGATTTGTACTCTCAGCAGGTCATGGTTCAGCAATGCTTTACTCAATGCTGCATGTGTTCGGTTACGATGTTTCAATGGAAGATTTGAAAAATTTCAGACAATTTAACAGTAAAACTCCTGGACATCCTGAATACGGACATACACCGGGCGTTGAAATTACAACAGGACCTCTTGGTCAAGGTGTTGCCAATGCAGTTGGTATGGCAATGGCTGAAGAGTTTATGGCTGCCAAATTCAACAAGGACGGCTACAAAATAGTTGATAACTATACTTTTGCATTATCAGGAGACGGCTGTCTCATGGAAGGCGTTGCAAGCGAAGCAGCGTCACTTGCAGGTACCTTAAAACTGGGCAAGCTTATATTACTTTATGACAGCAACAATATTACTATAGAAGGAAATACCGACATAGCTTTCACAGAAGATGTTGCAAAACGTTTCGAAGCATACGGTTGGCAAGTACTTAAAGTTGAAGACGGAAACAGTGTTGAGGACATAAGTGCAGCAGTTGCAAAGGCAAAGGCTGACACAAGCGCACCTTCAATTATTATCATTAAAACTCAAATCGGTTACGGCTCACCAAAAGCAGGAAGCTCATCTGTTCACGGCGAACCTCTTGGAGACGAAGGACTTGCAAAGACCAAGGAATTCTTGGGAATGTGCAAGGATGACTGCTTTAATGTTAATGATGAAGTTTCAGCTTACATGAATGGAATTATTGATTCAGGTATAAAGGCTGAAAACGAATGGAATGAAATGTTCAAGAAATATGCTGCTGAATACCCGGGCCTCGCAAAGGAATGGGACATGTGGCAGAATGACAGCTATGAAGAAATGCTTCTGAACGATGAAGCTTTCTGGAAAGCTGAACCTAAGGCAAATGCAACAAGGGCTATTTCAGGAAATCTTATAAATTACCTGTCACAAAGAATCCCTAACCTTGTTGGAGGTTCTGCTGACCTTGCACCATCAAATAAGACTGCTATGAAAGGTGTTGGAGACTTCTCAGCTAAAGATTACAGCGGCAGAAACCTTCACTTTGGCGTAAGAGAACACGCAATGGCATCTATAGCAAATGCAATGGCTGTATACGGCGGATTAAAACTGTACTGTGCAACCTTCTTTGTGTTCACTGACTATTTAAAGGGTGCTATGAGACTTTCAGCACTAATGAAATTACCTGTTACTTATGTAATGACTCATGACAGCATTGGTGTAGGTGAAGACGGACCTACTCACCAACCAATTGAGCAATTAGCTTCTGTAAGAAGTATACCAAACTTTATTGATTTCAGACCTGCTGATGCAAACGAAACAGCTGCCGGTTGGTTTACAGCTATTACTAACCCTTCATCACCTACTTGTTTGGTATTAACAAGACAGAACCTTCCTGTTCTTGATATCGACGGAAAAGTAGCTTTAAAGGGTGCTTATACTCTGTTGGATTCAAAAAATGCTACTCCTGAAATCATTCTGATAGCTTGTGGCTCAGAAGTACACATTACTCTTGAAGCCGGCAAACAGTTGCAAGCAGAAGGCATTGATGCAAGAGTTGTAAGTATGCCTTCAATGGAGCTCTTTGACAGACAGTCAGCTGATTACAAGGAAAGCGTACTTCCATCATCTGTTGCTAACAGAGTGGCAGTTGAAGCAGCTTCCTCCTTCGGATGGCACAAATATGTTGGACTAAAGGGCGAAGTAATTTCCATAGATACTTTTGGTGCTTCAGGCCCTGCAGACCAGTTGTTCAAACACTTTGGCTTCACAACTGAAAACGTTGTTGCAAAGGCAAAAGCTGTTTTGGCTAAATAA
- a CDS encoding metal ABC transporter permease has protein sequence MEQIYKILDILFPFSWLGYEFMKNAFLAILLIAPVFGILGTIIVNNRMAFFSDALGHGAFTGIAIGTAIGVFQPMWSAIAFSIAFAVLITIVKNKTKTSTDTVIGVFSSAAIALGVVLMYSKGSNKYSSVLVGDLLSISAGEVGLLLIIAIVIIVFWLMFYNKILLVSLNQSLAKSRGINTVAVEMAFTSAIAVVVTISIQWIGLLIINSLLVLPAAAARNVSSSARQYNIIALLISFVSGIGGLIMSYYLDTATGATIVIIAAVIYFITLGLRKRFI, from the coding sequence GTGGAGCAGATATATAAAATTCTTGATATTTTGTTTCCATTTAGTTGGCTTGGCTATGAATTTATGAAAAATGCCTTTCTGGCTATTTTGCTGATTGCTCCGGTATTCGGTATTCTGGGAACTATTATAGTAAACAACCGTATGGCATTTTTCTCTGATGCCTTGGGTCACGGCGCTTTTACCGGAATTGCAATAGGCACGGCAATAGGTGTTTTTCAGCCTATGTGGTCTGCAATAGCTTTTTCAATAGCTTTTGCTGTTCTTATTACGATTGTTAAGAATAAAACGAAAACATCCACCGATACGGTTATAGGAGTATTTTCATCTGCTGCAATAGCCTTGGGTGTTGTACTAATGTACTCAAAAGGCAGCAATAAATATTCTTCTGTTCTGGTGGGAGATCTTTTAAGTATAAGTGCAGGAGAGGTAGGACTTTTACTCATTATAGCCATTGTAATAATCGTATTTTGGTTAATGTTTTACAATAAAATTCTTTTGGTAAGCTTAAATCAATCACTTGCAAAAAGTCGGGGAATAAATACCGTGGCTGTCGAAATGGCTTTTACATCTGCTATTGCAGTGGTGGTAACAATCAGCATACAGTGGATTGGACTTCTGATAATTAATTCCCTTCTGGTTCTTCCCGCCGCTGCTGCAAGAAACGTATCATCAAGCGCCCGACAGTACAATATCATTGCATTACTGATTTCCTTTGTTTCGGGTATTGGGGGTCTTATCATGTCGTACTATCTGGATACTGCAACGGGAGCAACGATAGTTATTATTGCGGCGGTTATATACTTTATTACACTTGGATTAAGAAAAAGGTTTATATAA
- a CDS encoding helix-turn-helix domain-containing protein — protein sequence MPIIVNVDVMLAKRKMSSTELAEKIGITTANLSILKTNKAKAIRFSTLEEICKALNCQPGDILEYVPTDEKTAQKDE from the coding sequence ATGCCGATTATAGTAAATGTTGATGTAATGCTAGCAAAGAGAAAAATGAGTTCAACAGAACTAGCTGAAAAAATAGGTATAACCACAGCCAACCTATCAATATTAAAAACCAACAAGGCCAAGGCCATTAGATTTTCAACTCTTGAGGAAATATGTAAGGCGTTAAACTGTCAGCCCGGTGATATCCTTGAATACGTACCAACCGATGAAAAAACCGCCCAAAAAGACGAATAA
- a CDS encoding DUF2975 domain-containing protein: MGYQILGKRGISQLMEVLCTVFQIFGVILIITLPWTLNYYLLLKNTTVEPRIYNSMIVLLVISGVCAFTILMQAKKVLHNINSKSPFTFDTANRIKYISYLCLPIAFAYIIGIFFIPSVFVVLVGLTFLFLAACIFIIAELFYQAVNYKQENDLTI, encoded by the coding sequence ATGGGTTATCAGATACTTGGAAAAAGAGGTATAAGTCAGCTTATGGAAGTGCTCTGCACAGTGTTTCAGATTTTTGGCGTTATATTAATTATCACCTTGCCATGGACACTAAACTATTACCTTCTTTTAAAAAATACAACAGTAGAACCTAGAATATACAATTCCATGATAGTACTTTTAGTAATATCCGGTGTATGTGCTTTTACAATATTAATGCAAGCAAAAAAAGTTTTGCATAATATTAATTCAAAAAGCCCCTTTACATTTGATACGGCAAATAGAATCAAATACATCTCCTACCTGTGTTTGCCTATAGCATTTGCATATATAATTGGCATATTCTTTATCCCGTCGGTGTTTGTTGTTCTTGTAGGACTGACCTTTTTATTTTTAGCTGCCTGCATATTTATAATTGCTGAGTTGTTCTATCAGGCAGTTAATTATAAGCAAGAAAACGACTTGACAATATAG
- a CDS encoding metal ABC transporter ATP-binding protein, whose protein sequence is MEEFIGKHRGNCENNVGCCGYCCTKIENFSVTIGRTQILQDVSLHLHCGELTAIIGPNGAGKSTLLKSILGEIKHEGNIVFAGASGEAAGRPVVGYVPQQLEFDTSAPLSVKNLFASCMSRKPAWQGVSKKLDKRIVDCLSRVQAEKLIDKRLGALSGGELQRVLLALALEPMPQLLLLDEPVSGVDRKGLEVFYEIVSKIRKEYDLTIILVSHDLDLVRKHADRVILLNRTVILNGTPEEVYTDKRMHETFGLTGILGNETDENGGGK, encoded by the coding sequence ATGGAAGAGTTTATTGGAAAGCACAGAGGTAATTGTGAAAATAACGTGGGCTGCTGCGGATATTGCTGTACTAAGATTGAAAATTTTTCAGTAACCATAGGCAGAACACAAATATTGCAGGATGTAAGTCTTCATCTTCACTGTGGGGAGCTGACTGCGATTATAGGCCCTAATGGGGCAGGAAAGAGTACTTTACTCAAATCTATACTGGGAGAAATTAAGCACGAAGGTAATATTGTATTTGCAGGAGCCAGTGGAGAGGCTGCCGGAAGGCCTGTTGTGGGATATGTTCCTCAGCAGCTGGAATTTGATACTTCCGCACCTCTTAGCGTAAAAAATCTATTTGCATCGTGTATGAGCAGAAAACCTGCTTGGCAGGGTGTTTCAAAAAAACTGGATAAAAGAATTGTAGATTGCTTGAGCCGAGTTCAGGCTGAGAAGCTTATAGACAAACGATTGGGAGCTTTGTCCGGTGGAGAGCTGCAAAGAGTGCTACTGGCACTGGCACTTGAGCCGATGCCGCAGCTTTTGCTTTTGGATGAGCCTGTGTCGGGGGTTGACAGGAAGGGACTTGAAGTTTTCTATGAGATAGTCTCTAAAATAAGAAAAGAATATGATTTGACAATAATACTTGTTTCCCACGACCTTGATTTGGTTAGAAAACATGCAGACAGGGTAATTTTGTTAAACAGAACTGTAATACTAAACGGAACTCCCGAAGAAGTGTACACTGATAAACGCATGCATGAAACCTTCGGTCTGACCGGTATTCTGGGAAATGAAACCGACGAGAACGGAGGCGGGAAATAG